The following are encoded in a window of Ranitomeya variabilis isolate aRanVar5 chromosome 6, aRanVar5.hap1, whole genome shotgun sequence genomic DNA:
- the LOC143783280 gene encoding uncharacterized protein LOC143783280, with amino-acid sequence MESISSTIKLLFPRCVMAGIDLKDAYYHLPIHAEHQQYLRVAVILEGQELGWIINFEKSRLNPDTTQMFLGIQLDSIQGADVRVFSDNSTTVAYVNRQGGTRSGSLMTIAGEIFQFAETHLASLTALHIRGIENTKADYLSRNRLRQGEWSLNRTVFRLITRAWGVPQIDLFATRGNSQDDWVQLLYLADFSYNNHIVESSGASLCFMAVSRQILGQINPMSYKLQLPPNHQILNAFHTSLLKPVVLNRFPKARTATSTSVAGGPSDVFEVKDILDSKKVRGRPPIWLTGEVLAPRRGLGSHVTISTTLPVSKGSFDGLAKKGGGDTAMPLQRCSTHHVVSPHIYSSF; translated from the exons atggagtccattagttctaccatcaagcttttgttccctaggtgtgtcatggccgggatagacctaaaagatgcttactatcaccttcctatacatgccgaacaccagcagtatctaagagtagcggtcatcctggagggacag gagttgggttggattatcaacttcgaaaagtccagactgaatccagacactactcaaatgtttctagggatccagctagactcc attcaaggagcagatgtaagagttttctcagacaactccaccacagtggcctatgtaaaccgtcagggcggtacacggtcaggaagtctgatgaccatcgcaggggagatcttccagtttgcagagactcatcttgcgtccctaacagccctacacatcagaggaatagagaataccaaagcggactacctcagtcgaaacaggctgcgccagggagaatggtccttaaacagaaccgtgttcagactaataacaagagcatggggagtgcctcagatagatctatttgccacaaggGGCAACAGtcag GATGACTGGGTGCAACTACTCTACTTGGCGGACTTTTCCTACAACAATCACATTGTAGAGTCTTCTGGAGCATCTCTCTGCTTCATG GCTGTGTCCAGACA GATTCTCGGGCAAATCAACCCAATGTCCTATAAGCTTCAGCTGCCGCCCAATCATCAGATCCTGAATGCCTTCCACACCTCGCTCTTGAAACCGGTAGTCCTAAATAGGTTTCCCAAGGCCCGTACTGCTACCTCTACGTCTGTTGCTGGAGGTCCTTCTGATGTGTTTGAAGTCAAGGACATCTTGGACTCAAAGAAGGTTCGGGGAAGACCTCCTATTTGGTTGACTGGTGAGGTTTTGGCCCcaaggagaggtcttgggagccatgTGACAATATCCACAACCCTGCCAGTCTCAAAAGGTTCTTTTGATGGTCTGGCCAAAAAAGGAGGGGGCGATACTGCCATGCCTCTCCAGCGCTGCTCTACTCACCATGTGGTTTCTCCTCACATCTACTCGTCCTTCTGA